One stretch of Hymenobacter chitinivorans DSM 11115 DNA includes these proteins:
- a CDS encoding zinc dependent phospholipase C family protein, translating into MLKWLFCCAWALMLAPLSASGYSVLTHQANIDSTWKRCLAPLLQRRYPGATDEQLLEAKAYAYGGSIIQDMGFYPFGSVLFTNLTHYVRSGDFVRNLLDEAKDRNEYAFALGALGHYAADLNGHPEGTNKAMPLVYPELAQKFGSVITYVEAPKQHTQLEFAFDVVQVANGRYRTSDYQRSVGFQVSKRVLEVAFKKTYGLELGKVIFNVDLSIGSFRFAVRQLIPVASRAAWQSQKKDIRKLSPLARRREYVYKQSERKFRKQFGTAYEHPGTGARVLSYFVRVLPKIGPLKPFAFRPPTPQAQELFKASFRQVITKYCALVELEPQDTVAAAPRLANADFDTGHQTKAGEYALADETYGEWLRTLAKEKFDGLSSPQKQNILAFYGTTPKEPKDEDEKEAAKRKETQEALTQLRATDVK; encoded by the coding sequence CAACATTGACTCGACCTGGAAACGGTGCCTGGCCCCGCTGCTGCAGCGGCGCTACCCCGGCGCCACCGACGAGCAGCTGCTCGAAGCCAAGGCCTACGCCTACGGGGGCTCCATCATTCAGGACATGGGCTTTTACCCCTTCGGCTCGGTCTTGTTTACCAACCTGACCCACTACGTGCGCTCGGGCGACTTCGTGCGCAACCTGCTCGACGAGGCCAAGGACCGCAACGAGTACGCCTTTGCCCTGGGCGCGCTGGGCCACTACGCCGCCGACCTCAACGGCCACCCCGAAGGCACCAACAAGGCCATGCCGCTGGTGTACCCCGAACTGGCCCAGAAGTTTGGCAGCGTCATTACCTACGTGGAGGCCCCCAAGCAGCACACCCAGCTCGAGTTTGCCTTCGACGTGGTGCAGGTGGCCAACGGGCGCTACCGCACCAGCGACTACCAGCGCTCCGTGGGCTTTCAGGTGAGCAAGCGGGTGCTGGAAGTGGCGTTTAAGAAAACCTACGGGCTGGAGCTGGGCAAAGTCATTTTCAACGTGGACCTGAGCATCGGCTCCTTCCGCTTTGCCGTGCGCCAGCTGATTCCGGTGGCCAGCCGGGCCGCCTGGCAGTCCCAGAAAAAGGACATCCGCAAGCTCAGCCCCCTGGCCCGCCGCCGCGAGTACGTCTACAAGCAGAGTGAGCGGAAGTTCCGCAAGCAGTTCGGTACGGCCTACGAGCACCCCGGCACCGGGGCCCGGGTGCTGTCGTACTTCGTGCGGGTGCTGCCCAAAATCGGACCGCTCAAGCCTTTTGCCTTCCGCCCGCCCACACCCCAGGCCCAGGAGCTGTTCAAGGCCAGCTTCCGGCAGGTAATTACCAAATACTGCGCCCTGGTGGAGCTGGAGCCCCAAGACACCGTAGCCGCCGCCCCGCGCCTGGCCAATGCCGACTTCGACACCGGCCACCAAACCAAGGCCGGCGAGTACGCCCTGGCCGACGAAACCTACGGCGAGTGGCTGCGGACCCTAGCCAAGGAGAAGTTCGACGGCCTGAGCAGCCCCCAGAAGCAGAATATCCTGGCCTTCTACGGCACCACGCCCAAGGAGCCCAAGGACGAAGACGAGAAGGAGGCCGCCAAGCGCAAGGAAACCCAGGAGGCCCTGACTCAGCTGCGCGCTACGGACGTAAAATAG